One window of the Anopheles cruzii chromosome 2, idAnoCruzAS_RS32_06, whole genome shotgun sequence genome contains the following:
- the LOC128278461 gene encoding zinc finger protein 277: MGTEIKQTSDDGSSSSSTIIGPLNFTTDSSIPPSSLVDERTVPCIFCSKCYDFHSVDNGADQYLAHLYLVHRLIVGDVKEIACLASYCYYWKEKFRDEPAEKYCSVMLLNQLPDGTSSRNEKYFLLSDVEPLDYELRQRLRREKLDLVLTRHQFERTDRNFQRDCLYCRDYRSDTRPDFVAHLYSKHFLQLGKPEHLVFVDELIELVQDKLNRLICLFCEKVFKDRPTLKEHMRKKGHKRINPDNHYYDRFFLVNYRLKERPAYVPIAQRKQESSVFQSDDDSDSDWSDWNGEEQRTTCLFCSHSAADIGSVKGHMVANHSFDFDQSVAGMSFYQRVKVVNFVRRQMHILQCINCGERFGDYETLCSHLSTVGHHRLDKESSAWDQPEYFFPTYEDDQFLCHLEEMDEDELYDTSEDSVVISESVNASINIDAESLSLENFRLN, from the coding sequence atgggcACCGAGATTAAACAAACCAGTGACGATggttcatcatcgtcgtctaCAATAATTGGTCCGCTTAATTTCACCACCGACAGCTCCATCCCGCCATCGTCGTTGGTCGACGAGCGAACAGTTCCTTGCATATTTTGCAGTAAGTGTTACGATTTTCACAGCGTGGACAACGGTGCCGACCAGTACCTGGCTCATCTGTACCTTGTCCATCGGCTCATCGTTGGCGACGTAAAGGAAATTGCGTGCCTCGCCAGCTACTGTTACTattggaaggaaaagtttcgTGACGAACCCGCCGAAAAGTACTGCTCGGTGATGCTACTAAACCAGCTTCCGGATGGCACCAGTtcgcgaaacgaaaaatactTTCTACTGAGCGACGTCGAGCCACTCGATTACGAGCTGCGACAACGGTTGAGGCGGGAAAAGTTGGACCTGGTGTTGACGCGCCACCAGTTCGAGCGGACGGATCGGAACTTTCAGCGAGACTGTCTCTATTGTCGGGACTATCGTTCCGACACCCGGCCAGATTTCGTCGCTCATCTCTACTCAAAACACTTCCTGCAACTCGGCAAACCCGAGCATCTGGTGTTTGTCGATGAACTGATAGAGCTCGTACAGGACAAGTTGAATCGGTTAATATGCTTGTTCTGCGAAAAGGTGTTCAAAGATCGGCCGACACTCAAGGAACACATGCGCAAGAAGGGCCACAAGCGGATCAACCCGGACAACCATTACTACGATCGATTTTTCCTCGTCAACTACCGGCTGAAGGAAAGGCCCGCGTATGTGCCAATCGCTCAGCGTAAACAGGAGAGTAGCGTGTTCCAGTCCGACGACGATTCCGACTCGGATTGGTCCGATTGGAACGGCGAGGAACAGAGGACCACGTGTCTGTTTTGCTCTCATTCGGCCGCCGACATAGGTTCAGTGAAAGGCCACATGGTGGCGAACCAttcgttcgatttcgatcaatCGGTGGCCGGGATGAGTTTCTATCAGCGCGTGAAGGTAGTAAACTTTGTGCGTCGCCAAATGCACATTCTCCAATGCATCAACTGTGGGGAACGGTTTGGGGACTACGAAACCCTGTGCAGCCATCTGTCCACCGTTGGGCACCACCGACTGGATAAGGAGTCCAGCGCGTGGGATCAACCGGAATACTTTTTCCCAACTTACGAAGACGACCAGTTTCTGTGCCACCTGGAGGAGatggacgaggacgagcttTACGATACATCGGAGGACTCGGTCGTCATATCCGAAAGCGTTAACGCTAGCATAAATATCGACGCCGAGTCGTTGTCGTTGGAAAATTTTAGACTTAATTAA
- the LOC128269032 gene encoding unconventional myosin IC → MERGLHDRDRVGLQDQVLLENYHSEDAFIDNLKKRFQENLIYTYIGHVLISVNPYRELPIYTESDVKEYRKRHFFEAPPHVFALSDNAYRSLTEENRGQCILISGESGSGKTEASKKVLQFIAAATGHTHNVEGVKDKLLQSNPVLEAFGNAKTNRNDNSSRFGKYMDVQFDYAGVPEGGNILNYLLEKSRVIHQSGGERNFHIFYQLLAGADDALLRELHLKRNLDTYYYLTDGANGNVANIRDADNFRVVQKAMTVIEIVAEEQRQILDIVAAVLHMGNVGFTEEEGKAKILKPESVAAIAKLMKCNEEQLSNAFTHRTIEARGEIVTSPLNRELAIYARDALAKAVYDRLFSWLVSRINTSLHTEGAMKKNSVMGILDIYGFEIFKKNSFEQFCINFCNEKLQQLFIELTLKQEQDEYLREGIEWVPVEYFDNKVICNLIEEKHKGIVALMDEECLRPGDPTDLSFLGKMNDNLGSHPHYICHSRASTTVQKTMGRDEFRLVHYAGDVTYSVHGFLDKNNDLLFRDLKETMAECGNGIIQRCFPAADIGSKRRPETAVTQFKNSLNNLMDILMCKEPSYIRCIKPNDLQTHGQFDYELVRHQVKYLGLMENLRVRRAGFAYRRTYELFLQRYKCLSRQTWPHYHGAAKDGVQILANELGYKKDDYRMGKTKIFIRFPKTLFETEDAFQAKKHYLASVIQARWKGRRQRRAYLEIRARIILGQAYIRRYLALQELKRRREASAKIRFFIKGFITRHDEPNECNKSFIQHTKRHWLMKLAKSLPRTFMKHTWIDAPKYCQEASGLLRQMHKLHLARLYRRALSAEKKRQLDLKVLSESMFKNRKRNYPESIGPWFVDDRISKQHATSISNFTVTQMNGEKLHYSTPVIKYDRRGYKPRERFFLLTNRAIYLLDGKTYKQKHRLPLDKIDFCITNERDGIMLIRIPLELKKDKGDLILDIPDVIECCIWIVDATNNRSNIINIVDTGSLSHNLVRGKTGVIEIQTGPQPSITRAKSGNLLVIAGQ, encoded by the exons ATGGAGCGCGGACTACAcgatcgggatcgggttggCCTGCAGGATCAGGTGTTGCTGGAGAACTATCACAGCGAGGACGCATTCATAGACAACCTAAAGAAGCGGTTTCAGGAGAACCTAATCTAC ACTTACATCGGCCATGTCCTGATATCGGTGAACCCGTACCGCGAGCTGCCGATCTACACCGAGAGCGACGTCAAAGAGTACCGGAAGCGACACTTTTTCGAGGCCCCCCCACACGT GTTCGCCCTGAGTGACAACGCGTACCGTTCGCTGACGGAGGAAAACAGAGGCCAGTGTATTTTAATCTCGGGCGAGAGCGGTTCCGGCAAGACGGAAGCGTCGAAGAAGGTGCTACAGTTCatcgcggccgccaccgggcacaCGCACAACGTCGAGGGGGTCAAGGATAAGCTGTTGCAGAGCAATCCGGTGCTGGAGGCGTTCGGCAATGCGAAGACGAATCGCAACGACAACTCGTCGCGCTTCGGCAAGTACATGGACGTACAGTTCGACTACGCCGGGGTGCCCGAGGGTGGCAACATACTGAACTATCTGCTCGAGAAGTCACGCGTCATCCACCAGAGTGGTGGCGAGCGAAATTTCCACATCTTCTACCAGCTCCTGGCCGGCGCGGACGATGCCCTGCTCCGCGAGCTGCACCTGAAGCGCAACTTAGACACGTACTACTATCTGACCGATGGG GCTAATGGCAATGTGGCAAATATTCGCGACGCCGACAACTTCCGCGTCGTGCAGAAGGCAATGACCGTGATCGAGATCGTGGCGGAGGAGCAACGGCAGATCCTCGACATCGTGGCCGCCGTTCTGCACATGGGCAACGTGGGTTTCACGGAGGAGGAAGGCAAAGCGAAGATACTGAAGCCCGaatcggtggcggccatcgcGAAG ctGATGAAATGCAACGAAGAGCAGCTGTCGAATGCGTTCACCCATCGGACGATCGAGGCGCGGGGAGAAATTGTGACCAGCCCGCTGAACCGCGAGCTGGCGATCTACGCTCGCGACGCACTGGCGAAGGCCGTGTACGATCGGCTGTTTTCGTGGCTGGTGTCACGCATCAACACCTCGCTGCACACGGAGGGCGCCATGAAGAAGAACAGCGTCATGGGCATCCTGGACATCTATGGGTTCGAGATTTTCAAAAAGAACAGCTTCGAGCAGTTTTGCATCAACTTTTGCAACGAAAAACTGCAGCAGCTGTTTATCGAGCTGACGTTGAAGCAGGAACAGGATGAATATTTGCGCGAGGGCATCGAGTGGGTCCCGGTTGAGTACTTCGATAACAAGGTGATCTGCAATTTGATCGAGGAGAAGCACAAGGGCATCGTGGCGCTGATGGATGAGGAGTGCCTGCGGCCGGGCGATCCGACCGATCTGAGCTTCCTAGGGAAGATGAACGATAACCTCGGCTCGCACCCGCACTACATCTGCCACAGCCGGGCGTCGACGACCGTGCAGAAAACGATGGGCCGCGACGAGTTCCGCCTGGTGCACTACGCCGGTGACGTCACGTACAGTGTGCACGGTTTTCTGGACAAAAACAATGACCTACTGTTCCGCGATCTGAAGGAGACGATGGCCGAGTGCGGAAATGGCATCATCCAGCGGTGCTTCCCGGCGGCCGACATCGGGAGCAAGCGGCGCCCGGAAACGGCCGTCACGCAGTTCAAGAACTCGCTCAACAACCTGATGGACATTCTGATGTGCAAGGAACCGTCCTACATCCGGTGCATCAAACCGAACGATCTGCAGACTCACGGTCAGTTCGACTACGAGCTGGTGCGCCATCAGGTGAAATACCTGGGCCTGATGGAGAATCTGCGCGTGCGTCGGGCCGGGTTCGCTTACCGGCGCACGTACGAACTGTTCCTGCAGCGTTACAAGTGCCTTAGCCGCCAGACTTGGCCCCACTACCATGGGGCGGCGAAAGACGGCGTACAGATACTGGCGAACGAGCTGGGCTACAAGAAAGACGACTATCGCATGGGCAAGACGAAGATTTTCATTCGCTTCCCGAAGACGCTCTTCGAAACGGAGGACGCGTTCCAGGCCAAGAAGCACTATCTGGCGTCTGTGATCCAGGCCCGCTGGAAGGGACGGCGTCAGCGACGCGCCTATCTGGAGATTCGCGCCCGGATCATCCTCGGCCAGGCATACATTCGGCGCTACCTGGCGCTCCAGGAGCTGAAGCGACGGCGCGAAGCATCCGCCAAGATACGGTTCTTCATCAAAGGCTTCATCACCCGGCACGATGAGCCGAACGAGTGCAACAAATCGTTCATTCAGCACACGAAGCGCCACTGGCTGATGAAGCTGGCCAAGAGCCTGCCTCGCACGTTCATGAAGCACACGTGGATCGACGCACCGAAATACTGCCAGGAGGCGTCCGGTCTGCTGCGCCAGATGCACAAACTTCACCTCGCCCGACTGTACCGTCGCGCGCTGAGCGCCGAAAAGAAGCGCCAGCTCGACCTGAAGGTTCTCTCGGAATCGATGTTcaaaaaccggaagcgaaactACCCGGAAAGCATTGGCCCGTGGTTCGTCGACGATCGCATTTCGAAGCAACACGCAACGTCAATCTCCAACTTTACCGTCACGCAGATGAATGGCGAAAAGTTGCAC TATTCCACACCCGTCATCAAGTACGACCGGCGAGGATATAAGCCTCGCGAGCGGTTCTTCCTGCTGACCAACCGGGCAATTTATCTGCTGGACGGTAAAACGTACAAACAGAAGCACCGGTTGCCACTGGACAAGATCGACTTCTGTATCACCAACGAGCGGGACGGCATCATGCTGATACGCATCCCGCTCGAGCTGAAGAAGGACAAGGGCGATCTAATACTGGATATTCCGGACGTGATCGAGTGCTGCATTTGGATTGTGGATGCGACAAACAACCGCAGCAACATTATCAACATCGTCGACACCGGATC ACTTTCGCACAACCTAGTCAGAGGCAAGACTGGCGTCATAGAAATTCAGACTGGACCGCAGCCCAGCATAACCCGGGCAAAGAGTGGCAACTTGCTGGTT ATTGCTGGTCAATAA